The following coding sequences are from one Hydra vulgaris chromosome 04, alternate assembly HydraT2T_AEP window:
- the LOC136079629 gene encoding melanocortin receptor 5-like, producing MCNNMSNNSYCANESNWNTQGRGLMRNNMTSCCANEAVWKTQKVDIAFASIGVFVCAIGLYILNKMKKTKFDKTQRYIITNLCIFDVCSCFVLTVNSSLYVSKEITNDISQSFANIFMLGYYGATLWLVFDRYLHIKLNIKYVVYWSRKKTSVFTLVLWTFCILAGAIFQKLCQRVIYIFMILFDVIIVVFSIFVYATALKIYQKSKLIKAKRKNVFKKPQRNVFKGMLIASLILLSFSLLSVIPDIIIISTFNSIYCWSLPKFSYLNISYIVAMWIDALIYVVVSPESLVFLRKRRLSLRSISTASIKTESIREISIATIDT from the coding sequence ATGTGTAACAATATGTCAAATAACAGTTATTGTGCAAATGAAAGTAATTGGAATACACAAGGAAGAGGATTAATGCGTAACAATATGACGAGTTGTTGCGCAAATGAAGCCGTTTGGAAAACACAAAAAGTCGATATAGCATTTGCATCTATTGGAGTTTTTGTATGTGCTATAggattatacattttaaataaaatgaaaaagacaAAGTTTGATAAAACTCAACGTTATATAATTACTAACCTTTGTATTTTTGACGTTTGCTCTTGCTTCGTTCTCACAGTTAATTCATCTTTATATGTGTCAAAGGAAATCACTAATGATATTTCGCAATCATTTGCAAACATATTTATGCTTGGTTACTATGGAGCAACATTATGGTTGGTATTTGATCGATACTTGCACatcaaactaaatataaagTACGTTGTCTATTGGTCCAGAAAGAAAACATCAGTATTTACTTTGGTGCTATGGACTTTTTGCATACTTGCCGGAGCTATCTTTCAGAAACTCTGTCAGagagttatatatatttttatgatacttTTTGACGTCATCATAGTTGTGTTCTCAATATTTGTTTACGCTACtgctttgaaaatatatcaaaaaagtaaactaatCAAAGCaaagagaaaaaatgtttttaaaaaacctcaaagaaatgtttttaaaggaaTGTTAATCGCGTCTTTGATTTTACTTTCGTTCTCATTACTATCTGTTATTCctgatattataattattagcaCTTTTAATAGCATATATTGCTGGAGCTTGCCtaagttttcatatttaaacATAAGCTATATTGTTGCTATGTGGATTGATGCACTAATATATGTTGTTGTTTCTCCTGAATCTCTTGTTTTTCTCAGAAAGAGACGTTTGAGTTTACGGAGCATCAGTACTGCATCAATCAAAACTGAGAGCATAAGAGAAATATCCATAGCTACAATTGATACATGA
- the LOC136079255 gene encoding uncharacterized protein LOC136079255, translated as MRSKIEEKDRYAALVLKEEGYSIRQIAETLGRSHSCVINIIQRYKETRSINDHHKTGRNKFSNDRDVCSLVRLMKENRQASSTDLSTKWTLSNGLKASPRTVRRVLHNLNYLWRAAEKNHA; from the coding sequence atgcGTTCAAAGATCGAAGAAAAAGACAGATACGCGGCTCTTGTATTAAAAGAAGAAGGCTATAGCATCAGACAAATAGCAGAAACACTCGGAAGGTCTCACTCTTGCGTTATTAACATAATTCAACGATACAAAGAGACCCGGTCAATTAATGATCATCATAAGACTGGAcgcaataaattttcaaatgacCGTGATGTTTGCTCGTTAGTGAgattaatgaaagaaaacagACAAGCATCATCTACAGACTTGTCTACGAAATGGACACTGTCAAATGGTCTGAAAGCAAGCCCTAGAACTGTGCGAAGGGTCCTccacaatttaaattatttatggcGTGCTGCTGAAAAAAACcatgcttaa